The sequence ACGATTATCACCGTGCTTCGCGCAGCGGCCGAGGCTGCTCGCGGCGCAGCGGCTCACCCCGGCGCAGAGCTGCATGGCATTCTCACCGCGGCTCTTGAAGCTGCCCGTCGCGCATTGGTCGCCACGCCCTCTCAACTGCCCGCCCTGCGCGACGCCGGTGTGGTGGATGCCGGTGGGGCCGGACTCGTTATCTTGCTTGAGTGCCTGCTGGCTGAGGTCACTGGTGCAGGACCCACGCCACAGCCGTTGACGGTGGATGAGCGGGAGCCTGTGAATGCTGAGGTGAGCGGGGCGGAAATTGAGGCGATCTTTTTCTATGAGGGTGACCTCGATGAACTCCAGCGGGCATTGGACCACATGGGAAATAGCCTCGTTATTGCACGTGCGACGGAATCCTCGGCGAGCGTGCATATCCACAGCTCGGAAATTGGACCGGTGATTGAGAAGGCTTATGAGCTGGGCGGGGTCAGCCGCTTGCGTGTGGAAGTCTTGCCTGCGGCCGGCCTCGGGCCAGCGGATGAGTCCGTCGCGGACACAGGCCGCCGCATTTTTGCCGCCGTGTCCGAGGACGGGGTGCGGGAACTCTTCGAAAAAGTTGGCGTGATTGTGGTGGACCCAGGCGCCGAACTGAATCAGGCACGCGACGGTGATCTGTTTCTGCCCAATGGCTGCGGCGGCGATGCGGGGCGGGCCACCGTTATTCCCTCCGATTCCGTGGTGGCTAGCTTGGCCGCTATGTCGGTCTATGACCCGGAGAATCCTGATACCGCTGAGGTCGTGGCAGCGATGGGAGATGCTGCGCGGTCTATGCGCATGGCGCATCTCGTTGAGGAAACCGAGTCCTGTCTCGAGGACACCTGCCGGGCCCTCTTGGTTCAGGGTGGTGAGCAAGTCACCGTGCTGACCTCGCTGGATGTTGCTGAAGAAGAGCTCGCCCACAGACTTGGCGTGGACACTGTTGTCGTAAGCGTTTCCGGTGCGCGCACAGAAATTGGGGTGGAGTAGGCCGTGCTGGGCTGGCAAGATGAGCGCGCGCTCACGGCTGTGCTGCCGAAGAAAGATGCCGCGGCGCTCAAGAAGGCTTTCGGCTACACCACCTGCGGTGAGTTACTCAGCCATTACCCGCGCGATTACATCCGCCACAACAAGGAGGTGGGCCTTGGCGGTGCCGAGGAAGGTGACCAGGTCACCATTACCGGCGTCATCACCGATGTGCGCACGCGCTACACCTCCAAGGCGATGGTCTTCACTCTGTATATGGACAGTGGCATTCAGGCGGCTTTTTTCAATGCGCACTTTGTCCAGCGCATCCTGCGTGGCGGAATGCGCATCATGCTCTCCGGAAAGCTGAAGTACTTCCGTGGCACACCGAGTCTTCAGCACCCGGATTTCCTCATCCTGGACCCAGGGACTGCCCAGAGCTCGCTGCTGGATAAAGCAGCAGGGACGGGCACAGGTTCGCTCAAGAAGCTCGCGCAATTCGGTTCGTTGGAGACCTTCCTCAAACGAGAGTGGATTCCCGTGTATCCGGCCAGCGGCACAGCCACCTCCTGGTACGTCATGGGGGCAATTCACAAGGTACTGGAGAACACCCCACCAATCACGGAGCCGCTGGACTACCGCATGATGGTGACTCTGGATCAGGCTGTGCGTGAAATCCACGAGCCTGGTCCACAGGGGCCGGAGCGGGCGATTCAGCGTCTCAAGTACAACGAGGCACTGTCCATCGGACTCGTCATGGCGTTGCGCCAGCGTGATGTCAAGGCCCGCACGGCACCATCGATGCCAGCCATCATCGATGGTTACCGCGATGAGCTGCTCATGGAGCTTCCCTTCGCGCTTACCGATGGCCAGCGTCGCGTCATTGGTGAAATCGACGAAGACCTGTCCGGAACCGTTCCCATGATGCGACTGTTGCAGGGCGAAGTTGGCTCCGGCAAGACCCTCGTAGCCACGTGCGCGATGCTGCAGGCAGTTGACGCCGGTAAACAAGCAGCGCTACTGGCGCCAACAGAAGTGCTGGCGGTGCAACATGGGGCGTCGATAAGCACAAGCGTTCCCGAGGGCGTCACCGTCACCGTGCTTACAGGCTCGATGAAAACCGCGGACAAGCGCCAAGCCCTTCTGGAGATTGTCTCTGGCGAAGCCGATATCGTCATCGGCACCCACGCCATCATCCAAGACACTGTTGAGTTCTTCGACCTCGGCCTCGTCATCGTTGATGAGCAACACCGTTTTGGTGTGGAGCAGCGTGACAGTCTGCGAACCAAGACGCGGGAGGGAACAAGCCCGCACCTGCTCGTCATGACCGCAACACCGATTCCTCGCACCATCGCCATGACAGTCTTTGGTGACCTTGCCGTCTCAACTCTTAAGGAACTACCGGGTGGGCGCAAGCCCATCTTGTCCGCGGTGGTGCCGGAATGGAAGCCGGAATGGGTCCGCCGCGCAATCGAACGCATCCGTGAAGAGGTAGAGAAAGGCCACCAGGCCTATATCGTGTGCCCTCGCATCGACGGCGAGGGAGGAGTCGAGCAGATGTCCGTTCAGCTGCGCAACCTGCCCTTTAGGGGGCTGACCGTGGAGATGCTGCACGGCAAAATGCCAGACAAGGACGAGGTCA is a genomic window of Corynebacterium singulare containing:
- a CDS encoding ATP-dependent DNA helicase RecG, whose translation is MLGWQDERALTAVLPKKDAAALKKAFGYTTCGELLSHYPRDYIRHNKEVGLGGAEEGDQVTITGVITDVRTRYTSKAMVFTLYMDSGIQAAFFNAHFVQRILRGGMRIMLSGKLKYFRGTPSLQHPDFLILDPGTAQSSLLDKAAGTGTGSLKKLAQFGSLETFLKREWIPVYPASGTATSWYVMGAIHKVLENTPPITEPLDYRMMVTLDQAVREIHEPGPQGPERAIQRLKYNEALSIGLVMALRQRDVKARTAPSMPAIIDGYRDELLMELPFALTDGQRRVIGEIDEDLSGTVPMMRLLQGEVGSGKTLVATCAMLQAVDAGKQAALLAPTEVLAVQHGASISTSVPEGVTVTVLTGSMKTADKRQALLEIVSGEADIVIGTHAIIQDTVEFFDLGLVIVDEQHRFGVEQRDSLRTKTREGTSPHLLVMTATPIPRTIAMTVFGDLAVSTLKELPGGRKPILSAVVPEWKPEWVRRAIERIREEVEKGHQAYIVCPRIDGEGGVEQMSVQLRNLPFRGLTVEMLHGKMPDKDEVMARFARGEIDILVATTVIEVGVDVPNATVMLIRESENFGVSQLHQLRGRVGRGGNESVCLLHTTAQPNSKSYRRVSAIADTPSGFDLAELDLKQRHEGDILGTLQSGTKRTLKLLDLSNDREIVERTHNDAAAMVERNPQLAEELTQNLTADEQGFLEKN
- a CDS encoding DAK2 domain-containing protein, which gives rise to MSYPVELDARGLHAWAARTVEELKRRRAEINALNVFPVPDSDTGSNMAFTMESALAEADKGETDVAEALALGSVRGARGNSGMVLSQVLRGVADTTTESCVDGAVLADALTHAVDLVDRALAAPVEGTIITVLRAAAEAARGAAAHPGAELHGILTAALEAARRALVATPSQLPALRDAGVVDAGGAGLVILLECLLAEVTGAGPTPQPLTVDEREPVNAEVSGAEIEAIFFYEGDLDELQRALDHMGNSLVIARATESSASVHIHSSEIGPVIEKAYELGGVSRLRVEVLPAAGLGPADESVADTGRRIFAAVSEDGVRELFEKVGVIVVDPGAELNQARDGDLFLPNGCGGDAGRATVIPSDSVVASLAAMSVYDPENPDTAEVVAAMGDAARSMRMAHLVEETESCLEDTCRALLVQGGEQVTVLTSLDVAEEELAHRLGVDTVVVSVSGARTEIGVE